One Acidiferrobacterales bacterium DNA segment encodes these proteins:
- the ilvD gene encoding dihydroxy-acid dehydratase, translating to MEQLNKISSRLTQSKAQGASQAMLYGTGMTQEDMNKAQVGIASIWWEGNTCNMHLNDLAEQSKKGVEDVGLLGMRFNTIGVSDGISMGTEGMSYSLQSRDLIADSIETVVAGQWYDGLITIPGCDKNMPGCLMAMGRLNRPSLMIYGGTIRAGKTGSQKVDIVSAFQSYGEYIAGRIDESERMEIVRNACPGAGACGGMYTANTMASAIEAMGMSLPYSASTPANDDGKIDECIRAGQAVRNLMELDLLPKAIMTRQAFENAMVIVSSLGGSTNAVLHLIAMAKSVDIELTIDDFQAVSDRVPFVADLKPSGQYVMEDLHNAGGIPAVMKFLLAEGLLDGNCMTVTGRTIAENLEDLPALDKGQKIIQPMSNPIKPTGHIQILKGNLAPGGSVAKITGKEGEVFSGTARVFDGEESMLNALERGEISKGDVIVIRYEGPTGGPGMPEMLTPTSAVMGAGLGSDVALITDGRFSGGSHGFIVGHIVPEAQNGGPIALVEDGDRITIDAESNTIDVHLSEQELASRKSKWTMPDYKAKRGTLYRYIKTVKTASEGCVTDE from the coding sequence ATGGAGCAGTTGAACAAAATCAGTTCGCGTCTCACCCAGTCAAAGGCACAAGGAGCTTCACAAGCGATGCTTTATGGGACTGGAATGACACAGGAGGACATGAACAAGGCACAGGTCGGAATCGCCAGCATCTGGTGGGAAGGAAACACCTGCAACATGCATCTGAATGACCTCGCTGAGCAATCCAAGAAAGGCGTTGAAGACGTTGGGTTGCTCGGAATGAGATTCAATACCATCGGGGTGAGTGACGGCATATCCATGGGTACTGAAGGCATGAGCTATTCGCTTCAGTCCCGTGACCTGATTGCTGACTCGATTGAGACCGTGGTCGCAGGACAATGGTACGATGGACTGATCACGATTCCCGGGTGTGACAAGAATATGCCCGGATGCCTGATGGCTATGGGCCGTCTGAACAGGCCGTCACTGATGATTTATGGAGGCACCATACGGGCCGGAAAGACCGGTTCACAGAAAGTCGATATCGTTTCTGCATTTCAAAGTTACGGAGAGTACATTGCAGGAAGGATCGATGAGAGTGAACGCATGGAAATCGTCCGCAACGCATGTCCTGGTGCCGGTGCGTGTGGCGGCATGTATACTGCGAATACGATGGCCAGCGCCATTGAGGCGATGGGGATGTCACTGCCTTACAGTGCCTCGACTCCGGCGAATGACGATGGCAAGATCGACGAATGCATCCGAGCGGGGCAGGCCGTTCGGAATCTGATGGAACTGGACCTGCTTCCGAAAGCCATCATGACTCGGCAGGCGTTTGAGAACGCGATGGTGATAGTCAGTTCCCTCGGCGGTTCCACGAATGCCGTGCTGCACTTGATTGCGATGGCGAAGTCGGTCGATATCGAACTGACGATCGATGACTTCCAGGCCGTCAGCGACCGAGTGCCGTTTGTTGCTGATCTCAAGCCAAGCGGCCAATACGTGATGGAGGACCTGCACAACGCAGGAGGCATACCAGCGGTCATGAAGTTCCTTCTCGCAGAAGGGCTGTTGGATGGGAATTGCATGACCGTGACCGGTCGGACTATCGCTGAGAATCTGGAAGATCTGCCGGCGTTGGACAAAGGGCAAAAGATCATTCAACCGATGAGTAACCCGATCAAGCCAACCGGACACATACAGATATTGAAAGGAAATCTTGCCCCGGGAGGTTCTGTTGCGAAGATCACCGGCAAGGAAGGAGAGGTGTTTTCAGGAACCGCCAGGGTTTTTGATGGCGAGGAGTCGATGTTGAACGCCCTGGAGCGAGGCGAGATCAGCAAGGGTGATGTCATCGTCATTCGATATGAAGGGCCCACGGGTGGTCCTGGAATGCCTGAAATGCTGACACCGACCTCGGCTGTCATGGGTGCAGGACTGGGTTCCGATGTTGCGTTGATCACGGATGGCCGATTTTCCGGCGGATCACATGGTTTCATAGTTGGCCATATCGTTCCGGAAGCCCAAAATGGCGGACCCATCGCATTGGTGGAAGACGGTGACAGAATCACGATAGACGCAGAATCGAACACAATCGACGTTCATCTGAGTGAACAGGAACTTGCGAGCCGCAAGTCGAAATGGACAATGCCGGACTACAAGGCGAAAAGGGGCACGCTGTACCGTTACATAAAGACCGTGAAAACGGCCAGTGAGGGATGTGTTACTGACGAGTAG
- the ispG gene encoding (E)-4-hydroxy-3-methylbut-2-enyl-diphosphate synthase has protein sequence MPIERNSTRTVPIGSTVIGGGNPLVVQSMCTTHTRDAEATAKQATELSEAGAGIVRVAVDNKKDAQALEAIRDNCDANLSVDLQENYRLAASVARFVDKVRYNPGHLYHHEKNKPIEDKVRFLVDVAAENDCAIRVGVNSGSVDPEMKEKFSPDDAVSPMVSSALAHCEILDRIGFDRFCVSLKSSHPDRVIEANKSFASQRPEIPIHLGVTEAGMPPDGIIKTRIAFEQLFAAGIGDTVRVSLTLPEAEKYKEILAGQEIIDDFLAGRVRTVVKFNPDALNIISCPSCSRVENEAFIDLARQVKEITEDLKDEAITIAVMGCRVNGPGETDDADLGLWCGPNYVNLKRGEEKVGAFRYDVILDHLQFEIEKLLSDRNRTA, from the coding sequence ATGCCAATTGAACGAAATTCTACCCGAACTGTGCCGATCGGTTCGACAGTAATCGGCGGTGGCAACCCCTTGGTCGTGCAAAGCATGTGCACGACCCACACCCGTGATGCCGAAGCGACCGCAAAACAGGCCACGGAACTGAGTGAGGCCGGGGCCGGCATCGTCAGGGTTGCTGTTGACAACAAGAAGGATGCCCAGGCTCTGGAGGCGATTCGCGACAACTGCGACGCAAACCTCAGTGTCGATCTTCAGGAAAATTATCGGCTGGCCGCATCAGTCGCCAGGTTTGTAGACAAGGTCCGATACAATCCCGGACACCTGTACCATCACGAAAAAAACAAACCGATTGAGGACAAGGTTCGCTTTCTTGTGGATGTTGCTGCAGAGAATGATTGTGCAATTCGCGTCGGTGTGAATTCCGGTTCTGTAGATCCGGAAATGAAGGAAAAATTCAGTCCCGACGACGCTGTCTCACCAATGGTTTCGAGCGCACTGGCCCATTGTGAAATCCTGGACCGAATCGGATTCGACCGGTTTTGCGTCTCGCTGAAGAGTTCCCATCCCGACCGGGTCATCGAGGCGAATAAGTCATTCGCCTCACAGCGTCCCGAAATTCCGATCCATTTGGGTGTCACAGAAGCCGGAATGCCGCCCGATGGGATCATCAAGACCAGAATTGCCTTTGAACAGCTTTTTGCCGCCGGTATCGGAGACACAGTCCGAGTCTCACTGACTTTGCCGGAAGCCGAAAAGTATAAGGAGATATTGGCGGGTCAGGAAATCATCGACGACTTCCTTGCGGGAAGAGTCCGCACGGTTGTCAAATTCAATCCGGATGCGCTGAATATCATTTCCTGTCCGAGTTGCTCCCGAGTTGAAAATGAAGCCTTCATTGATCTGGCGCGGCAAGTCAAGGAAATCACCGAAGACCTGAAGGACGAAGCCATCACCATCGCGGTAATGGGATGCCGCGTCAACGGGCCTGGCGAAACCGATGACGCTGATCTTGGTCTTTGGTGCGGGCCGAACTACGTCAATCTCAAAAGAGGTGAGGAAAAAGTCGGGGCATTTCGCTATGATGTAATCCTCGATCACCTCCAGTTCGAAATCGAAAAACTGCTCAGCGATCGGAACCGGACAGCCTGA
- a CDS encoding biotin--[acetyl-CoA-carboxylase] ligase: MHDCAAILNSVQDMMPKSRASISRDTGLDQNLVDDAIQFMINIGVPLEADHEDMIRLGRMIIPLDIGYIREKNYDNLAIRPSHINLLDSVDSTNEYLLELSETRSIHAQVCIAEHMSHGRGSRSRKWVAGAFENIMLSVGWSIPGDIRIVTGLSLAVAVMTVHCLTRLTAQEFQVKWPNDVLLGNRKIAGILVEIRNSVAVVGVGVNCRLTASEAELIDQPAADLAEVCDITSRRSELAAELILELGQGLDLFFREGLAPFKDEWMHLHANQGRIMRAQGDVAVTGVAVGIDDSGALLVKPNDSMAVPIYAGDVRPVD; this comes from the coding sequence ATGCATGACTGCGCTGCCATTCTGAATTCCGTTCAGGACATGATGCCCAAGAGCCGGGCGTCGATATCGCGTGACACGGGACTTGATCAGAATTTGGTTGACGATGCGATTCAGTTCATGATCAACATCGGGGTTCCACTGGAAGCAGATCATGAGGACATGATCAGACTTGGTCGCATGATTATCCCATTGGACATTGGATATATCAGAGAAAAAAATTACGACAATCTTGCCATCAGGCCATCGCACATCAATCTGCTGGATTCAGTTGACTCCACGAACGAATATTTGCTGGAATTGTCAGAAACGCGCTCCATCCATGCACAGGTCTGCATTGCCGAACATATGTCTCATGGTCGGGGCAGCCGCAGCAGGAAGTGGGTGGCAGGTGCATTCGAGAACATCATGCTGTCGGTCGGGTGGAGCATTCCAGGTGATATCCGAATCGTTACCGGATTGAGTCTGGCGGTCGCCGTGATGACTGTTCACTGTCTCACCCGTCTGACAGCACAGGAATTTCAGGTCAAATGGCCAAACGATGTTCTTTTGGGGAATCGGAAGATTGCGGGCATATTGGTCGAGATTAGAAATTCTGTTGCTGTTGTCGGCGTCGGGGTCAACTGCAGATTGACTGCCTCTGAAGCCGAGTTGATTGATCAGCCAGCGGCCGATCTTGCGGAGGTTTGTGATATCACATCGAGGAGAAGTGAACTCGCCGCAGAATTGATCCTCGAACTGGGTCAGGGTCTTGATCTTTTCTTTCGTGAGGGGCTGGCGCCGTTCAAAGACGAGTGGATGCACCTTCATGCCAATCAGGGAAGGATTATGCGAGCACAGGGGGACGTGGCGGTGACCGGCGTCGCAGTGGGAATCGATGATTCGGGGGCTCTCCTTGTGAAGCCGAACGACAGCATGGCAGTTCCGATTTATGCGGGTGACGTCAGGCC